Sequence from the Cucumis sativus cultivar 9930 chromosome 1, Cucumber_9930_V3, whole genome shotgun sequence genome:
gaaaaaagaatgtcTTCTACCACTGCGACTCCATTAGAAACTGAAAAACATGTGGTGGGATATCACAGCTTAATTTCCTCGCTTATTCCTTCAAGTTTGTGtattttactaatttcttCTAACTATAACTCAATTGCTTTTATGCTTCATTCTTTAGGAAGAAGCTCAACGGCTGAACCTCTGGGAAGACTATGTGGACTGGAGGAAGAGACCTGCAGTAAAAGGACGCCATGGAGGCATGCTGGCTGCCTCCTTTGTATTGGGTCAGTATATATAAGAACAAAAGATTGAATTTTGGTCCTTGTGAGATTTAAAGTACTTCTGCACTTCCTATAAACGTggttaaaaacaattttttttgttcttattattcTCGTGATAACTGGTGTATGAGCTGATCTTATGAACTGTATAATATCAGTTGTTGAAGTATTGGAGAATCTAGCATTCCTGGCCAATGCAAGCAATCTTGTTCTGTATCTTTCCAAGTTCATGCATTATTCTCCATCCGAGTCTGCCAACATCGTCACCAATTTTATGGGCACAGCTTTTCTTCTTGCGCTTCTTGGTGGCTTTCTATCAGATGCTTTCTTCACCACTTACTCTATCTTCTTGATAAGTGCTGCAATAGAATCCTTGGTGAGTTAGTTTCCACCAAAGTTGTTCTTTCcttatataatatgatttgCACGTGGGTTGCTCGGTTATGTTCAATGTATGGTCTTTCATGATAATGAAAGAATATATTCAAGAGatcaattcatccaaaagtgTAAGATAGTTgttgaagataaatttaaatatatatcacgAACAATCttctcacttgtgggcttgaaatatttgaaaggtccaataagtagaaatcaattttaattggagaggaaaccacctgctctgataccatattaaaccactAATTCACTCAAAAGTTTAGGCTAGTAgttgaagataaatttaaatatatttcacCAACCTAGATGAGtacatatttaatatacaaGAATTGAACCGAAGGTTTTATgttcaaactattataatataCGTTGAAATTactcaaatttgttatttgacACTTTGAAACTTTGGTTATacttatatttatgttatttacgttatgattttattatagATCTAAGACCTAAGAGGGATccactatatataaattactCTTGAACTTTACTCGTGCCTTTGAACTATACCTTTTATTCTCTCTAATAATAAACTACTCTCTCTGCCATATGAGAGTTAATATGTGTcaattttgtatgttttctTTGATTGGATGATATCATAGGAATATCATATTGAAGTGCTTACCAAATTAAGAGTAATGGACCCTAATGGTAATTTCTAGATCTTTTAGTGGAGCATTTTCCATCGGGAACAGTTGACATTTGATACGAAGCTTGTGACTCATTTAAATGCTTTTGGTCCCACATCTGTTAGTGTACagtattttgtgtttttgatGGGGTTTCcattttgggaaaaaaaaatgtgtataagGTGTTCTAATCAAGTTTGAAGGCTCATAACTATTCCAtcaacccaaaagcttaaatttATGGATTACCGTAAATTGAgttatatcattattttatcataaacaAACATGTCGTGGGGTGCAGGGTCTGGTAATTCTGACGCTTCAAGCTGATGTACCATATCTGAAGCCTTCAAGGTGCGTTTCAAATGCAGTGGGGAATGGAAATCCATGCCATAAAGTTGAAGGTGGAGAAGCGGCCATGCTATTTGCAGGGCTTTACATGGTGGCACTTGGAGTTGGGGGGATAAAAGGGGCGCTTCCTCCCCATGGGGCTGAGCAGTTTGATGAAACCAGCTttgaaggaaggaagaaaagatcTGTATTTTTCAACTACTTCATCTTCTGTCTTTCCTGTGGAGCTTTGATTGCTGTAACTCTGGTGGTGTGGATGGAAGATAACAAAGGCTGGCAATGGGGTTTTGGGATATCCACTCTTACAATACTCATCTCTATTCCTATTTTCCTCCTTGGATCGCCTACTTACAGAATTAAAACGCCAGCCGGAAGCCCCATCACAACCATTTTTAAGGTACTTCAAACTCTCCATCACAAACCAACTCCTCTACCTAATTGTTCACCTTTCAGGACCTTCGTCTCAACCTGTCATTGtttatagtttcttttatgaaaaaaaaaagaatttaacaaTGGACATTGGACAAATGTTTACATATTTTCTGTATggtttttttatacaaaaattaatatttgagaaGCGgaggattaaaaaaattgttacttTCTGCGGAagatttttaagtttttgtttccaCCAAATTGTTGGCAACGTCCAGGTAAATTTAGTTCAGTTACATAAAATGTGTTTATACCAACAAGTATGTGGACTGAATTCTTCCACTTCTTACAATTTTCTCACCGAGCTATGCTACCTACCTACATTCTTGTCTATATGATATTCAATCAATTTTGAGCCCATTAGATATCTGTCTGCCAAATtattccaaaatacaagaatgTGAGGCCATAAATTTAGTtctgaatttttaaatttgtgtttatttccttgaaaaatattagtttgaCCCCTGACTTATCTTGTGTAGAGTACGTTATTAATAGCCAGATCTCATGTTGTAATTGTTGAAACTTTTAATGATTGTAAATCACACTTAGCTAcaataaaactatttgaaaCCCCTCGTTGTCTACTGTTTAGTACTTTTTAACTATGTTCTCTACtcatttgtaaaaatagtttgtttgaGACTATGACAACCAACAAGCTATGATAACCAAACTTAGTGAAGATCCTCTAATCAATTTGTTACTAATATGTCACTGaacattcattttaattacttttggGACAGGTTCTAGTCTCAGCTGCTTTCAAcaataggaagaaaaagactCGTAATAACGTTGTGATGAATATATCCACGAGTTCAGTATCTTCAGATACTACCACAGATATTATAGCTGATGAGCAAAGACAGACTATGGAAAAGGAAAGCGACCCAAGTCCAATTCAAACACAAGCCATGGAGTTCCTGAATAAAGCTACAATTGATAACCCCAGCCATCCACAACTAAATTGCACAGTCAAGCAAGTAGAAGAAGCCAAAATAGTACTAAAAATCCTCCCCATTTTCACTTCTACCATAATGCTCAACTGCTGTCTCGCACAGCTCTCCACATTCTCAGTCCAACAAGCCGCTACCATGAACACCAAACTCGGCTCTCTCAAAGTCCCCCCTGCTTCTCTCCCTGTGTTCCCTGTCCTCTTCATCATGATCCTCGCCCCATCTTACAACCATCTCGTTCTCCCAGTTGCAAGAAAACTCACCAAATCCGAAATGGGAATAACCCATTTACAGAGAATTGGAACAGGCCTAGTTCTATCCACGGTGGCAATGGCAGTAGCAGCATTAGTTGAAACCAAGAGAAAGAACCTAGCTATCAAAACCCACAAATTAGATTCTCCTGACCCTTTGCCCATCACTTTCCTTTGGGTGGCTTTGCAGTACTTGTTTTTAGGGTCGGCTGATTTGTTCTCCTTGGCTGGAATGATGGAGTTTTTCTTCACAGAAGCCCCTTTGAGTATGAGATCTTTAGCCACTGCTCTGTCATGGGCTTCCTTGGCCATGGGGTATTACTTTAGCTCTGTTTTGGTGGCTCTTGTCAATGGTGTTACTAAGGCTTGTGGGCTCAGGCCATGGCTGTCTGGGAAAAGCTTGAATCATTATCATTTGGAGAGATTCTATTGGGTTATGTGTATCTTGAGTGGGCTTAATTTCTTGCAGTATCTGTTTTGGGCTAGTCGCTATACTTATAGATCCATTAATGGAGGAGAGCAGTCTTTGAAGGAACAGCCATATAAATCTGATTTAGTTGAGGAAAGAGAGGTGTAGATCAGATAAACATtgtgttattatatatacatacacacattGTTTGAAATGGTTAGAGAGTAAGACATcctattgattttattatgtGGTAATGGTTGGTCAAGTTGGTATCTTCGATACactttattgtatttaaaaaataatcgaTCTTGAGCAATATTTAGATGTACTTTGAACTACACGTTTTCATGCATTCTCATCtataacaaaaggaaaaaaaagaataaatgaataaatatcttttagaAGAAAGTAAAGTTTGTCACTTAACAACTTCTAATTGAACAGTCTTCCTAtacttttctaaaatgtttaattatgaaatatacATCATATCATATCTAAGTGATTATTAATCTATTGGTTTAGatgtgaaaaaatattttgttctattaaaagaaaattttgtacttgtttgtttgtttatttattttgacattttgtttattaacaGGTAACGACTGGATGGAAGGTACTAATTGAATATGATGTTCGTTAACATCTAGGGAAGCAACTTCTTGTTTAAAGTCACTAATAATTTAGGCATCTTTTAGTTATCGTGTTGTGATTATATTATTCTATCAACCTTGAGAGATAACTTGGTCAgacattattaaattattcaaatatttgaaatgtcAATCATATATGATTCAGACCCATAATGAGAATAGtacaaatatcaattaatcCTTTTAGATAATGATCAAAGGACTCATTCAACCAAGGTAGAAAGAGCTGGGTGGCTAAGAAGCAAGAGGTTGACATTGACAAATCTTGATAAAAACAGAAGTCCATGACCATTTGTTTGTAATCAATCAACTCGGATTAGTATTATTAGATAGCACAAGATTTCATATTATAATCAATTGACAAATAGCAAAGTAGTTTGTCTATTTTGCAGACTGttaaaacttttgatttttcaagtGTGAAATGTTCAATAAATACTAGTTTAATTCAACTTCAAGAGTGGGAGTTATTCCTGACTCCTTTCACTACCTAATATCTCGACTCTCACCTAAATGTACATAAAAATTAGGGATTCGAAAATCAGGATTTCAATAAAACAAAgcaatattttgtattttcaaatctatctttggaataaaataattgttttaaatatgtttgatataGTTATTCACTAAACTTTAGGTTGAATAAACAaagattattaatttaatttatacaatttattttataaatattgttctAAATTCCAAAAGCTATTTTCAAAACGGTTTGTGAacttgaacattttttaaaatatcataacattgaaactatttaccaaatataacaaaatttatcaaactcCAGACTCTTTATAgctcattttaatttttttttaattaaattttgtaaatagtttcatttttctttgtgcTATCTATAACAGTTAGCCTTTTAGTAAG
This genomic interval carries:
- the LOC101217968 gene encoding nitrate transporter 1.2-like; the encoded protein is MSSTTATPLETEKHVEEAQRLNLWEDYVDWRKRPAVKGRHGGMLAASFVLVVEVLENLAFLANASNLVLYLSKFMHYSPSESANIVTNFMGTAFLLALLGGFLSDAFFTTYSIFLISAAIESLGLVILTLQADVPYLKPSRCVSNAVGNGNPCHKVEGGEAAMLFAGLYMVALGVGGIKGALPPHGAEQFDETSFEGRKKRSVFFNYFIFCLSCGALIAVTLVVWMEDNKGWQWGFGISTLTILISIPIFLLGSPTYRIKTPAGSPITTIFKVLVSAAFNNRKKKTRNNVVMNISTSSVSSDTTTDIIADEQRQTMEKESDPSPIQTQAMEFLNKATIDNPSHPQLNCTVKQVEEAKIVLKILPIFTSTIMLNCCLAQLSTFSVQQAATMNTKLGSLKVPPASLPVFPVLFIMILAPSYNHLVLPVARKLTKSEMGITHLQRIGTGLVLSTVAMAVAALVETKRKNLAIKTHKLDSPDPLPITFLWVALQYLFLGSADLFSLAGMMEFFFTEAPLSMRSLATALSWASLAMGYYFSSVLVALVNGVTKACGLRPWLSGKSLNHYHLERFYWVMCILSGLNFLQYLFWASRYTYRSINGGEQSLKEQPYKSDLVEEREV
- the LOC101217968 gene encoding nitrate transporter 1.2-like isoform X1 translates to MLAASFVLVVEVLENLAFLANASNLVLYLSKFMHYSPSESANIVTNFMGTAFLLALLGGFLSDAFFTTYSIFLISAAIESLGLVILTLQADVPYLKPSRCVSNAVGNGNPCHKVEGGEAAMLFAGLYMVALGVGGIKGALPPHGAEQFDETSFEGRKKRSVFFNYFIFCLSCGALIAVTLVVWMEDNKGWQWGFGISTLTILISIPIFLLGSPTYRIKTPAGSPITTIFKVLVSAAFNNRKKKTRNNVVMNISTSSVSSDTTTDIIADEQRQTMEKESDPSPIQTQAMEFLNKATIDNPSHPQLNCTVKQVEEAKIVLKILPIFTSTIMLNCCLAQLSTFSVQQAATMNTKLGSLKVPPASLPVFPVLFIMILAPSYNHLVLPVARKLTKSEMGITHLQRIGTGLVLSTVAMAVAALVETKRKNLAIKTHKLDSPDPLPITFLWVALQYLFLGSADLFSLAGMMEFFFTEAPLSMRSLATALSWASLAMGYYFSSVLVALVNGVTKACGLRPWLSGKSLNHYHLERFYWVMCILSGLNFLQYLFWASRYTYRSINGGEQSLKEQPYKSDLVEEREV